One part of the Excalfactoria chinensis isolate bCotChi1 chromosome 8, bCotChi1.hap2, whole genome shotgun sequence genome encodes these proteins:
- the PALMD gene encoding palmdelphin produces MEETELLKERLQAITDKRKLQEEIAQKRRKIEEEKLKHQHLKKKALREKWLLDGFSSLTPKEQEEMQKQNQEDQQQTRELEDDIFRLEKEIEALEKEEIRVSAKEEAILKKLKSVEKTTEDIIKSVKTEKAGVAGEAADYIYANIPDLPKHFRPSALRRAGHATTDEEEKRKALFAMEMKVEKDMKTGENTVLSTIPLPSNEFKETGIKVYDDGRKSVYAVSSNGSTTQNRMDELAPVEVEDLLRQANEKNSQSPTEYHEPVFANKFCRPVTPQKDKLIPGLKLEDAHKREMNGLSSQTEFSPVAEPFIQQPKENGLNLQKVAPKSPSPILPDLEKKVHVNPESKMVDNEKNNATHEELRTYHNTTERHDETRFLSSCHPNEAPPAPQDEEDVHYRMVQAVPCYVDDSEPVTMIFMGYQRVDDDDTEADQKLTRYDGVIRAELVIIDDDDDDSKSEKPSYHPVGHYSQVYQPPSRKTTEVTQTNPMSSLGTSMNNAPHKNSISLREQEECLSSPTSRVHLQSQVPGDGTEDPSLTALRMRMAKLGKKVI; encoded by the exons gacaaaagaaaactgcaagaaGAAATTGCACAGAAACGTCGAaaaatagaagaggaaaaactgaaacacCAACATTTAAAG AAAAAGGCCTTACGAGAAAAATGGCTCTTGGATGGCTTCAGTTCTCTTACTCcaaaagagcaggaagaaatgcaaaagcaaaatcaagAGGACCAACAGCAAACTCGTGAGCTGGAAGATGACATTTTCAG actggaaaaggaaatagagGCCCTCGAAAAAGAGGAAATTAGAGTCTCAGCTAAGGAAGAAGCTATTTTAAAGAAACTTAAATCAGTtgagaaaacaacagaagacatAATCAAG TCTGTGAAGACCGAAAAAGCAGGAGTTGCAGGAG AGGCAGCAGACTACATATATGCCAACATACCTGACCTTCCCAAGCATTTTAGACCCTCTGCACTGAGAAGGGCAGGGCATGCTACCactgatgaagaagaaaagagaaaag CATTGTTTGCAATGGAAATGAAAGTTGAAAAAGACATGAAGACAGGCGAAAACACAGTGTTGTCAACAATACCTCTTCCCTCAAATGAGTTTAAAGAGACAGGAATTAAAGTCTACGATGATGGTAGGAAGTCAGTATATGCTGTGTCCTCAAATGGCAGCACAACACAAAATAGGATGGATGAACTTGCTCCTGTTGAGGTGGAAGATCTTCTAAGGCaggcaaatgaaaaaaattccCAGTCTCCCACGGAGTATCATGAGCCTGTGTTTGCAAACAAGTTCTGCAGGCCAGTTACTCCTCAGAAAGACAAATTAATCCCTGGACTGAAACTGGAAGACGCACACAAAAGAGAGATGAATGGACTCAGCAGTCAGACTGAATTTTCCCCTGTGGCAGAACCCTTTATACAGCAACCTAAAGAGAATGGGCTTAATCTTCAAAAGGTAGCGCCAAAATCTCCCTCTCCGATACTTCCGGATTTAGAGAAGAAAGTGCATGTTAATCCTGAGAGCAAGATGGTagataatgagaaaaacaatgctACACATGAGGAGTTAAGAACCTATCACAATACAACAGAAAGACATGATGAAACAAGGTTTTTAAGTTCTTGTCATCCCAATGAAGCACCCCCTGCACCTCAAGATGAGGAAGATGTTCATTATCGTATGGTCCAAGCTGTGCCATGTTATGTGGATGATTCAGAACCAGTTACAATGATTTTCATGGGTTATCAGCGCGTTGATGATGATGACACAGAAGCAGACCAGAAGTTGACAAGATACGATGGGGTTATTCGTGCAGAATTAGTTATCATTGATGATGACGATGATGATAGCAAATCTGAGAAACCATCATATCATCCCGTTGGCCACTACAGTCAGGTTTACCAGCCACCAAGCAGGAAAACCACAGAAGTCACACAGACAAACCCCATGAGCAGCCTAGGCACAAGCATGAACAACGCACCCCACAAAAATTCCATCTCCCTACGAGAACAAGAGGAATGCTTAAGCTCACCTACGAGCCGTGTTCATCTTCAGAGCCAAGTACCTGGAGATGGTACTGAAGATCCTTCACTAACAg ctctaaGGATGAGAATGGCAAAGCTGGGGAAAAAGGTGATTTAA
- the FRRS1 gene encoding ferric-chelate reductase 1, translating to MELPGLAFVVWMFICFCVSVDGYPNGKVREACASMVPCHGSSPKLSPEHVITVNRTEFKPGDSVEVQLSGPDFEGFFLQARDAEDLDSPAVGSFVLVDRRHSQLLTCGHIMNSAVSHTSKAKKKVVKVYWIAPGDAPKHVQFLATVVKKYKIFWVKIPGPVVSQPNALFSTTPLYTASEAVSTSHSVSYLTKPFNASGCGNTKFCLRNPSNCDPESASCFFLSFHQERSSVLIEMSGPSEGYLAFALSFDQWMGDDDTYLCVNEDHHVSVSTAYLKGRSPPVLDSKNALEDVSWRLVDGLLQCSFRRNVSLPTYKGRFNMNASYYIFLADGEASEGGPIYKHRHQPLITNGMYNVTGIPQDIGGSRSPRLIKAHGALMFVAWISTVSIGVVVARFFKPVWSHLFLFGREIWFQVHRMLMLTTVVLTSISFVLPFLYRGGWSKQAGFHPYLGCTVMALTIFQPFMAGFRPSPHAPRRQLFNWFHWSIGTTARILAVVTMFLGMDLPALDLPNPWDTYTMIGFVAWHVGTDVLLEIHSYCLIRKVELIEDDRVQILQSLTSAEAEGNLFKQIVLAIYICGNIIFLIAFLAAINQV from the exons ATGGAGCTGCCTGGccttgcttttgttgtttggaTGTTTATTTGCTTCTGTGTATCTGTGGATGGATATCCAAATGGGAAAGTAAGAGAAGCCTGTGCTAGCATGGTACCCTGTCATGGTAGCTCTCCAAAACTGTCACCTGAGCATGTCATTACAGTTAATAGGACTGAATTTAAACCTGGCGACAGTGTAGAAG TTCAGCTGTCTGGTCCAGATTTTGAAGGATTTTTCTTACAAGCTCGGGATGCAGAAGACTTGGATAGCCCTGCAGTTGGTTCTTTCGTATTAGTTGACCGGAGACATTCTCAGCTTCTGACGTGTGGCCATATCATG aattcagCTGTCAGTCACACaagtaaagcaaaaaagaaagttgTAAAAGTTTATTGGATTGCTCCAGGGGATGCACCAAAACATGTGCAATTTCT AGCCACAGTTGTGAAGAAATACAAGATTTTCTGGGTGAAGATTCCTGGTCCTGTTGTTTCTCAGCCCAATGCACTGTTCTCAACAACACCCTTGTACACAGCATCAGAGGCTGTATCAACTTCACATTCAGTTTCCTACTTAACAAAGCCT TTTAATGCATCAGGTTGTGGAAATACAAAGTTCTGCCTTAGGAACCCTTCTAACTGTGATCCTGAGAGTGCTTCCTGCTTTTTCCTATCCTTCCATCAAGAGAGGAGTTCAGTACTTATTGAAATGAGTGGTCCCAGTGAAGGATATTTAGCATTTGCACTGTCCTTTGACCAATGGATG GGTGATGATGATACATATCTGTGTGTTAATGAGGACCACCATGTTAGTGTAAGCACTGCTTACCTGAAGGGACGAAGTCCTCCTGTTCTGGATTCAAAG aatgCTCTTGAAGATGTGTCATGGAGGCTTGTGGATGGTCTACTTCAATGTTCTTTTAGAAGAAATGTTAGCCTCCCTACATATAAGGGGAGGTTTAACATGAATGCTAGTTACTACATCTTTCTGGCAGATGGGGAAGCTAGTGAAG GTGGTCCAATATATAAACATCGTCATCAGCCTTTGATCACCAATGGAATGTACAATGTCACAGGCATTCCTCAGGATATTGGAGGTTCCCGGTCCCCAAGGCTTATCAAGGCTCATG gtGCACTGATGTTTGTTGCTTGGATAAGTACAGTTAGTATTGGTGTTGTTGTTGCACGATTCTTCAAGCCTGTCTGGTCTCATTTGTTCCTATTTGGAAGGGAGATATGGTTTCAG GTGCATCGTATGCTTATGTTGACCACCGTTGTGCTTACaagcatttcatttgtattgCCTTTTCTATATCGAGGTGGTTGGAGCAAA CAAGCAGGTTTTCATCCATATCTTGGCTGTACTGTGATGGCTCTGACAATCTTTCAACCTTTTATGGCAGGTTTTAGACCATCTCCTCATGCACCAAG gaGGCAGTTGTTTAACTGGTTTCACTGGAGTATTGGTACAACTGCTAGAATACTAGCTG TGGTTACTATGTTCTTGGGAATGGATCTGCCAGCACTTGACCTACCAAACCCATGGGACACCTATACAATGATTGGTTTTGTAGCTTGGCATGTTGGTACCGATGTTCTTCTGGAGATACACAGCTACTGTCTTATACGTAAAG TTGAACTGATTGAGGATGACAGAGTACAGATATTGCAGTCACTCACgtctgcagaagcagaa GGTAACCTGTTTAAACAGATTGTGTTAGCCATCTATATCTGTGGAAATATAATATTCCTCATTGCCTTCCTGGCAGCAATCAACCAAGTATGA